ATATCTCCTTCCGCGACTTGCTGCCCTAGCTCCACATTAACCGCTAGAATCCGTCCTTGGTATTTTGCGGCTAAATCGACTTGGGAGAGAGGAACCGTTTGTCCGGTTAAGGAAATGCGCTTGTAAAGATCAGCGCGGCTGATGGTGAGCATGTCAACGGTGGTCTGCTGTTTGCCGCTGGTGTCGCGCGGCGCGTCTTTGGCGGTAAGTAGGTAAATTCCTCCGGCCAATACCAGTAACAGCAGAAAAAAGCCAAGGCCTTTTTGGGCCTGTTTATTTGTATGTAAGATGGTTTTTAGTTTTGCTACGTTCATGGGATCATTGCTCCTCTCCGGTGATTTTCATTTTTATCATAGCATTGAATAGAGACGCAAACAATAAGTTGCTTAAGCAACTAAAATCAAAAACTAACATAGAACTGGAGATTAATGGTAAATTATTGATTTTACGCTTATCTTACCACAAAAACGTGACGGTTTTGTGACAATGCGTAGACAGAAAAACGAAAAACCGATCTTATTACCGGCAAGCGGCAATAAGATCGGTTTCATTCTTTAAAGCAAGCGAGAAGTTAGACTTTAAACTCGTGTACTCTGGCGGAAAGCTGCTCCGCCAGTTGGGCTAATTCACGTCCGGCCGAGGCCACTTCATCCATCGAAGAAGCTTGCTCTTCCATGGCGGAGGATACCTGCTGGATTTCGCTGTTAATATGGTGAGTCGCTTCGTCAATTTGCGCTGCCGAATCGACGATGCTTTGGGATCCCTTAGCGGTTTCATCGACGGCGCGGCTGATTTCCTGCATTTCTGCAGCTAGGTTTTCAATGGAGGCGACAATTTCGGAGAATTGTCTGCCTGCGGCGTCAACGCTAGTGGCGCCATCCAACAGAACGGAACTTGCATTATTCGTAGTAGCAAGCGCTTGGGTCATGCTGCGTTCGTTTTCGGCAATCAATTCACCGATATTACCGGCTGCTTTGGCGCTGTCTTCGGCTAATTTGCGTACTTCTTCGGCAACGACGGCAAAGCCGCGTCCGGCTTCGCCGGCCCGGGCCGCTTCAATTGCTGCGTTTAGCGCCAAGAGATTAGTCTGGTCGGCAATGGCGGTAATGACGCCGACAATTTCCGCGATCTTTTTAGAGCCTGCTTCTAGCTGGGTCATTGTTTCTTTGACGGCTGCGGAATTTTGAGCGGCGTCTTGGATTTTATGTACGGCTTCCCGAACGGCGGCGCCGCCGTCTTCGGCCGTTTTGGCGGCTGCGGCCGCTTCTTGAGCTAGATTTTCTACGGTAGCCGAAACTTCCTGGGTGCTGGCGGAAATTTCTTGAATGGCTGCCGAGGTTTTTTCTACGTGCCGCTGCTGGCATTGGGCCGCTTCGGCGACAATGGACAGAGAGGCTGTAATTTGCTGCGCTGCTTCAGCGCATTGCGCTTCGTTAGCGGTTAATTCTTCCGCCGCAGCGGCAACTTGATCCGCGGAAGTGATGGAAGTGCTCACTAAATGACGCAGTTTTCCTTGCATACCGTTAAAAGAATGGGTTAGCTGGCCGATTTCGTCTTGCCCTTCAATAGCGAGGTCTTTACCGGATAAATCGCCTGCAGCTACATCGCCGGCGCGGCGAGTAACCGCTTGCAGGGAAGAAGAAATATGTCCTGCTAACCAGAAGGAAAAACAAGCGCCGCAGAAAAGAGCGGCCAGGGAAAAGCCCAACAGCAGCCAACGGCTGCGCGAAGTCATGGCTTCGGCGCGTTCTTTGGCGATAAGAGCGCTTTGTTCGGCGTGATCATTTAAAGTGAGCAGCAGTTCATTAGCTTTATCTAGATTAGGCTGCGCTTGAGAAAAGTAAGTAGACCAAGCGGCTGCGTGTTGTCCTGAGTTTCGCAGCTCAAAAGCGTTCTGGCGGGCGGTAAGCGCTTTTTGATTGGCCTCTTTTGCTTGTGTCAGCAAATTTCGGTCTTCCGGACTTAAGTCGACTTTTTCCAAACGAGCGATAAGCTCTGTACGGGTTTGCGAATATTTCTCCGATTTTTTTAGTAAGTCCGTCTGCTGTTCTTGGTTTAAGGGCGCTAACAAATAGGTGGTAATCGATACTTCAATGCCGCGGGTATAGGTGCGAATGGCGTTGACCAAGGACGCTTGCTGCATTTCCTTGGCGTGCAGTGAATTCAATTCCTCCGTCAACTGATTCGTTACATAGAGTCCTACCGCGCTGCTTAAAACCAGAAATAGTCCCAACAGTCCAGCGACGCTAAGCACTTTTAAACGTATGTTCCAATCGTGAAAAGCTGACATAGTTGAACACCTCCAGGCGTAAAGCCAATTTAATGAATATCGGGTAACGAGAGCAGGCAGTCAACTATTTGTCCATCAAATTGGCTGTCGCGTCCCTGTTGGATAATGGAAAGAGCCTGTTCCGTTGACAGGGCTGTACGGTAGACTCGGTGTGCGGTGAGCGCTTCAAAAACATCGGCTACACTAAGAATGCGCGCTAGAAAAGGAATTTCGTCACCGCTGCGTTTGGTAGGATAGCCGTTGCCGTTCATCCACTCGTGATGGTAGAGAACATAGTCGGCAAGGTGTGCAAAACGGTTCACTTTGCACAGCACATCGTAGCCGATGCGCGGGTGTTCCTGAATTTGCAAGCGTTCTGTTTCGGTAAGACGGCCTGGCTTTAAGAGAACAGACTCCGGGATGCCGATTTTCCCGATGTCGTGCAAAAGAGCGGCCGTAGAAAGATCATCCAACTGAGAGGAAGATAAGCCTAACTGTTGTCCCAACTTAAGGGCGATGGCGCAGGTATTGGCGGAATGACGTCCTGTATAGGCATCACGTTTTTCAATGAGTTCTGCAAAAGCGAAAATGGTTTGTGTAAAGGTCGTTTCGTTATCTTGCTGCAAGGTCAAAGTAGCGGTAGTATCTAGATCTACCTCAAGCACATAGGCAATTTCACCGTTGCCGGCAAAGACGGGAATGGCTGTTTGCTCCAGCCGGACTAAACGCTGGTCTTCTGTAAAGTTCAGCTTTTCTTGCTTTTCCACGCGTCCGCTGGCAAATGCCTGCGCAACGGCGCACTGCGGACACGGTTCGGGACGTCCGATCCATTCGTAGCAGCGCCGGGCGTACGCTTCCGGCGGTGTTGGACCGTTGCTGCGGACAGCCGCGGCGTTGCGGTATAGTATGTAATAATTACGGTCTATTTTTGAGACCGGACAAGGAAATTGATCGAGGAGGCTTTCCGCTATGGGCAGCGGTAAGGACATAAAAGAAGCGGGCATACCTATTTCTCCTGCTGAAATGTGTAGAATCATTAAAAAAATGTTGAAAAAAGAAGCTCGTATTGTGTGCCACAATAAGAGCTTCGCAGAGTATAAATTAGTAAATATATGTTCAGTATAGCATACATAGGATGATTGAACTAGAAAACAGAGGCGAAAATACCAAAGAAGTACTATTCGGAATTAACAGAAAAGATGGCGGGCGCTTATTCATAACGCAAAGCGTCAATGGGATCTAAGAGCGCGGCTTTTCTAGCGGGATAGATACCGAAGAAAAGGCCGATCAAGACCGTAATACCGAAAGAGGCGCCGATGGAGAGGGGCGAAATAACGGTTTGCCAGCCGACAACGGAAGTAATGACATACGCAGCGCCGATGCCTAAAAAGATACCGACTAAGCCGCCGCTAACGCTGACCACCATAGCTTCAATGAGAAATTGCAACAAAATATTGCCATAGGTGGCGCCAATGGCTTTACGAATACCAATTTCCCGTGTGCGTTCGGTGACCGATACCAACATGATGTTCATAATGCCAATGCCGCCGACCAGTAGGGAAATGGCCGCAATAGCTCCTAGGAAAATAGTAATGGTGCCGGTTGTTTCCTGCATGGTGCTCATTAATGCCGTCAAATTACGTACCGTAAAGTCATTTTCCGCGGCTGCCGTTAAGCGATGGCGCGAACGCAAAAGAGCGGTAATATCTTCTTGGGCTTTGTCTAATAAATCTTCACTTTCCATTTGAACGCTGATCGAGTGGATATAGGTAATGCCCAGCAGTCGTTCCTGGGCGGTTGTAATAGGAATGATGGCAATGTCATCTTGATCTTGTCCCATGGAAGACTGGCCCTTGGCGTCTAGGACGCCGATGACGCGGAAAGGGGCCTTGTCAATGCGAATCATCTTGCCAACGGCGGAAGCGTTGCCAAAAAGATTGGTGGCAACTGTATTGCCCAGCACCACTACCCGGGCCCGGTCAGCTTCGTCTCGGCTGCTGATGAAGGAGCCCGAGGCCAGTGTATAGCTGCGGATGGCTTGTTGGTCCGGCGTCGTGCCTTGCACCGAGGTTTTCCAGTTTTGATTGCCGTAAACCAATTGATAGGAGGAACTGACTGCCGGCGCAACATTGGCGATACCGCTGACCGATTTTCCAATGGCTTTGGCGTCGCTGTAAGTAAGGGTGATGTTGGAACCAGCTGCTTGGCGTACGCCGCCGCCGGCGGAAGAACTGGCGCCAGGCATGACGACAAGAAGATTGCTGCCTAGGCTGGAAATCGAAGATTGGACTTTTTGCTGCACTCCAAGACCAATGGAAATCATGGCAATAACGGCGCCGACGCCAATGATAATGCCCAGCATGGTCAGGGCGGTGCGCAGTTTATTGGCAATTAGGCCTTCCCAGGCAATGAGTATGCTTTCCCAAAACATAGTTAGGCCTCCTTTCCGCGCTGTGTGTCTTGCACGACTTGGCCGTCGCGCATTTGAACGGTGCGCAGCGCATAGGCGGCAATATCCGGCTCATGAGTGACCATGATTAGTGTTCGGCCTTGCTGATGCAAGGCGGTGAAAATATCCATAATTTCCAAGCTGGATTTGGTATCTAAGTTGCCGGTGGGCTCGTCGGCAATGAGAATGGGCGGATCGTTAACAAGAGCCCTGGCGATGGCGACCCGCTGGCGTTGGCCGCCGGAGAGCTCATTCGGCCGATGGTGCATGCGATCGGCGAGGCCGACTTTTTCCAAATGATGTGCTGCGCGCGCTAGTCTTTCTTTTTTTGGCGCATTAGCATACACCAAAGGCAGGGCCACATTTTGCAGGGCCGACATGCGCGGCAGCAGATTGAAGTTTTGGAAAACAAAGCCCAATTTGGCGTTGCGCACAGCGGCAAGAGCGGATTCGTCCAATGTGGCTACTTCCTTGCCTTCCAACTGATAAGAGCCGCTCGTGGGGCGGTCCAGGCAGCCGACAATATTCATTAGCGTGGACTTGCCGGAGCCGGAAGAACCGATAATGGCGACAAATTCGCCTGTATCAATTTGCAAGCTGACATGGTTTAGGGCATGAACGGAGGTATCGCCCATATGATACGTTTTGGTGATGTCCTTCAAAACAATAATACTCATGACGCGCTCCTTAAATGCGAGGCGGCGGTCCCTGATTGCCGCTGGCGGTTTTGGCCTTGACCGTGGGCAAGACGACTTGCATTCCTTCTTCCAAACCGCTAATGATTTCAATTTTCTCGTCGTTGCTCAGGCCGGTTTCAACGGCTAAAGTGACTATTTTCCCGTCTTGCAGCACTTGCACGGTTTTGCGGCCGTTTTCTTCTTTGATAGCGCCGGACGGAACGGCAAGTACTTGCTCACGTTGCGAAATAAGAATGGTTACCCGCGCGGTCATGGTGGGGAATAACAGGCCTTCAGCCGAGTCTACATCTACATAGACCGGATAGTAAATGACATTGGATGACGTAGTGGCGCTGCGGGAAATATTGCTTACAACGCCAGTAAAGGTTCGGTTGGGGTAAGCGTCAACGGTAAAAGACACCTGTTGTCCGTTTTGCACCTTGCCGATGTCGGTTTCGTCCACCATAACCTTGATTTGCATTTTAGACATGTCGGCAATGGTCATGATAACTTGAGGCGTAGAAATACCTTGAGCCACTGTTTGACCTGCCGGCGTAGGCTTGCCGACAACCAGGCCGGTAATAGGGGAGGTAATAACATAGTAGCCGAGCTGGGAAGCGTAGTTGTCGTAGTTAGCTTTAGCTACAAGATAATTGGTGCGGTCCGCATCAAGCTGTTGTTCTGATTCG
This sequence is a window from Anaeromusa acidaminophila DSM 3853. Protein-coding genes within it:
- a CDS encoding methyl-accepting chemotaxis protein gives rise to the protein MSAFHDWNIRLKVLSVAGLLGLFLVLSSAVGLYVTNQLTEELNSLHAKEMQQASLVNAIRTYTRGIEVSITTYLLAPLNQEQQTDLLKKSEKYSQTRTELIARLEKVDLSPEDRNLLTQAKEANQKALTARQNAFELRNSGQHAAAWSTYFSQAQPNLDKANELLLTLNDHAEQSALIAKERAEAMTSRSRWLLLGFSLAALFCGACFSFWLAGHISSSLQAVTRRAGDVAAGDLSGKDLAIEGQDEIGQLTHSFNGMQGKLRHLVSTSITSADQVAAAAEELTANEAQCAEAAQQITASLSIVAEAAQCQQRHVEKTSAAIQEISASTQEVSATVENLAQEAAAAAKTAEDGGAAVREAVHKIQDAAQNSAAVKETMTQLEAGSKKIAEIVGVITAIADQTNLLALNAAIEAARAGEAGRGFAVVAEEVRKLAEDSAKAAGNIGELIAENERSMTQALATTNNASSVLLDGATSVDAAGRQFSEIVASIENLAAEMQEISRAVDETAKGSQSIVDSAAQIDEATHHINSEIQQVSSAMEEQASSMDEVASAGRELAQLAEQLSARVHEFKV
- a CDS encoding HD-GYP domain-containing protein, with the protein product MPASFMSLPLPIAESLLDQFPCPVSKIDRNYYILYRNAAAVRSNGPTPPEAYARRCYEWIGRPEPCPQCAVAQAFASGRVEKQEKLNFTEDQRLVRLEQTAIPVFAGNGEIAYVLEVDLDTTATLTLQQDNETTFTQTIFAFAELIEKRDAYTGRHSANTCAIALKLGQQLGLSSSQLDDLSTAALLHDIGKIGIPESVLLKPGRLTETERLQIQEHPRIGYDVLCKVNRFAHLADYVLYHHEWMNGNGYPTKRSGDEIPFLARILSVADVFEALTAHRVYRTALSTEQALSIIQQGRDSQFDGQIVDCLLSLPDIH
- a CDS encoding ABC transporter permease gives rise to the protein MFWESILIAWEGLIANKLRTALTMLGIIIGVGAVIAMISIGLGVQQKVQSSISSLGSNLLVVMPGASSSAGGGVRQAAGSNITLTYSDAKAIGKSVSGIANVAPAVSSSYQLVYGNQNWKTSVQGTTPDQQAIRSYTLASGSFISSRDEADRARVVVLGNTVATNLFGNASAVGKMIRIDKAPFRVIGVLDAKGQSSMGQDQDDIAIIPITTAQERLLGITYIHSISVQMESEDLLDKAQEDITALLRSRHRLTAAAENDFTVRNLTALMSTMQETTGTITIFLGAIAAISLLVGGIGIMNIMLVSVTERTREIGIRKAIGATYGNILLQFLIEAMVVSVSGGLVGIFLGIGAAYVITSVVGWQTVISPLSIGASFGITVLIGLFFGIYPARKAALLDPIDALRYE
- a CDS encoding ABC transporter ATP-binding protein, translated to MSIIVLKDITKTYHMGDTSVHALNHVSLQIDTGEFVAIIGSSGSGKSTLMNIVGCLDRPTSGSYQLEGKEVATLDESALAAVRNAKLGFVFQNFNLLPRMSALQNVALPLVYANAPKKERLARAAHHLEKVGLADRMHHRPNELSGGQRQRVAIARALVNDPPILIADEPTGNLDTKSSLEIMDIFTALHQQGRTLIMVTHEPDIAAYALRTVQMRDGQVVQDTQRGKEA
- a CDS encoding efflux RND transporter periplasmic adaptor subunit; its protein translation is MRPFYQEVAIIKNPLHAVPKKFIALALIVVFAAGGAWWYQERQKAASVPSVNTISVSRETIQSAVSATGTISAVNSVDISSRVTGLIRELRVKENDWVSAGQVLVVLDDSSLQAQVAQYRAQLANYESIYARSRQLASGGGESEQQLDADRTNYLVAKANYDNYASQLGYYVITSPITGLVVGKPTPAGQTVAQGISTPQVIMTIADMSKMQIKVMVDETDIGKVQNGQQVSFTVDAYPNRTFTGVVSNISRSATTSSNVIYYPVYVDVDSAEGLLFPTMTARVTILISQREQVLAVPSGAIKEENGRKTVQVLQDGKIVTLAVETGLSNDEKIEIISGLEEGMQVVLPTVKAKTASGNQGPPPRI